The Candidatus Poribacteria bacterium DNA window ATGCGCGACGAGGACAGCCAGACGAACATCTACTCGCGGGTCTACTCGGCGGATCGCCCGGAGATCTTCTTCAAGGCGACCGCGAGCCGATGTGTCGGACACCATGGCGCGATTGGCATTCGGAGCGATTCCGTGTTGACGGCGACCGAGCCCGAACTCGCGTTCGTCCTCGGCGCGGACGGCGACATCGTCGGCTACACGCTCTGCAACGACGTGTCCGCATGGGACATCGAACGCGACAACCCGCTGTATCTGCCGCAGTCGAAGACGTACAACGGGTGCTGCGCGCTCGGACCCGCGCTCATCACGCCCAGCGAGGTGGACGACATCTACGACATCGGCCTGACGTGCACGATCATCCGGGATGGATCGACGCTCTGGGAGGGCTCAGTCAACACAGGGCAGATCAAGCGGAAGTTCGACGAACTGACGACCTACCTGCTGCGGGATAACGATTGTCCGGTTGGAACCGTCGTCTCTAGCGGAACCGGGATCATCGTCCCGAACACGCTGCCGCTGAAGGGCGGCGACACGGTGAAGATTGCCGCGCCCTCCATCGGCGTGCTCTCGAACGGGGTCGTGCAGTTCTAGCAGACGGCGCGGTTCGGTATCAGTCGAGCACGCGCCCGAGTTGCCCGACCGCCGTCTCGCCCCCTTTGTAGTGCAGATGGCGCTCGCCGACGATGGGCTGAGTGCTGACGATCTCGATAGTGCCGGACACGGTCGCTCCGGTCTCCTCATCGAGAAGCTGCCACCAACGGTACGGTCCTACGGCGCGGCTCCGCTGCATGATGACGCGGGCGTCGGTGATGTTGCGCACGATGAACGAGATGTGCGCGTCGGCGTTGCCCACGTTCAGGAAGCGGAAGTAGTCGTAGGCGCCGGAGACGAGCTCCGGGAAGAACAGCCGTTTTCCGACCGTTCGTCCGAACACGCTGGCGCCCGGGAAGTCGAGGACCTGGTTCCCCAAATGGCAGTGGCGCTCGGCGACGATGGGCTGGTTGCAGTTCACTTCGAAGGATGTGCTCACCTTGGGCGTCTCGACGGCGGGCGTCCACGCCTGGTACGGAGCGATCGTGTTCTCCGCGCTCCACACCGTCTGCGCGTTTTCGTCGCGCGCGATGCAGACGACTCTCCCGTTGGCGGTTCCCACGTTG harbors:
- a CDS encoding 2-keto-3-deoxy-D-arabinonate dehydratase; the encoded protein is MKLIQYHQPGEGKRVGVVTRENVVIDVTTDECPTVLSLLETSAREQVSLNILVGEMQERASQGRPVVAPWERDSVPSLRYEDLDNAPSPEERHLLLPLDPPEVWGCGVTYKRSSDMRDEDSQTNIYSRVYSADRPEIFFKATASRCVGHHGAIGIRSDSVLTATEPELAFVLGADGDIVGYTLCNDVSAWDIERDNPLYLPQSKTYNGCCALGPALITPSEVDDIYDIGLTCTIIRDGSTLWEGSVNTGQIKRKFDELTTYLLRDNDCPVGTVVSSGTGIIVPNTLPLKGGDTVKIAAPSIGVLSNGVVQF